The proteins below come from a single Alnus glutinosa chromosome 9, dhAlnGlut1.1, whole genome shotgun sequence genomic window:
- the LOC133878553 gene encoding fasciclin-like arabinogalactan protein 12 — protein MTKQVVSSLSILLVFLFHCITTSGQPAAAPTQPANTPTQPANPPAQPANPPTQPANPPVQPAKAPAQPAQVPVQKGPIDVTKILEKAHGYSVFVRLLKSTGVAKQLYGQLNNSNIGFTIFAPTDSAFSNLKAGTINSLSDLQKTQLIQFHILNTVVTLSNFQTLSNPVPTEAGDVSAGAFPLNITTAGNQVNISTGLVNTTLGGTVYSDDQLIIYQVTKVLLPLDIFSPKAKKVAAAPTPTLSKPKTTKEDAPVSPSGAAKVDEAAAVSLSRHGKLESVGVAVVAFFVMKGI, from the coding sequence ATGACCAAACAGGTTGTTTCCTCCCTCTCCATTCTACTTGTGTTTCTCTTCCATTGCATCACTACTTCAGGCCAGCCCGCTGCGGCTCCAACCCAGCCCGCCAACACTCCCACCCAACCCGCCAATCCTCCAGCCCAACCCGCCAATCCCCCGACTCAGCCTGCCAATCCCCCAGTTCAACCCGCCAAAGCCCCAGCACAGCCTGCCCAGGTCCCGGTGCAGAAGGGTCCCATCGACGTCACCAAAATCCTTGAAAAGGCTCATGGCTACTCGGTCTTTGTCCGCCTCTTAAAGAGCACAGGTGTGGCTAAGCAACTTTATGGACAGCTCAACAATTCAAACATTGGGTTTACCATCTTTGCTCCTACCGATTCCGCATTTTCGAACCTTAAAGCGGGCACAATAAACTCTCTGTCTGACCTACAAAAGACCCAACTAAttcaatttcatattttgaaCACCGTTGTTACTCTGTCAAACTTCCAAACCTTGAGCAATCCAGTGCCGACCGAAGCCGGAGATGTTAGCGCCGGTGCATTTCCACTAAACATTACCACAGCTGGAAACCAAGTGAACATCTCGACTGGCCTTGTGAACACCACATTGGGCGGTACAGTGTATTCGGATGACCAGCTTATTATTTATCAGGTGACCAAAGTGCTTCTTCCGCTGGACATATTCAGTCCTAAGGCTAAAAAAGTAGCTGCAGCCCCCACACCAACGCTGTCGAAGCCTAAGACGACAAAGGAGGATGCTCCGGTGAGTCCGTCTGGTGCTGCCAAAGTGGATGAGGCTGCGGCAGTAAGTCTGAGCAGGCATGGAAAGTTAGAGTCTGTTGGAGTTGCCGTGGTTGCATTCTTTGTGATGAAAGGAATTTGA